In one window of Henckelia pumila isolate YLH828 chromosome 1, ASM3356847v2, whole genome shotgun sequence DNA:
- the LOC140863325 gene encoding uncharacterized protein: MSQSNPTLPSNRKDIAWNYATLPDPKNPNNVCCCFCGKVTNGGIYRHKLHLVGGNRNVKECSKCPEHVKEEIKEFIKKKSNLKNQMNDIPHLDDIVDLEDDEDEDDLQTKRKGKRPISGSSGLGPTVQGKKSKQAGPIDLYFAKDVEEIVRQRRAKNKGQYDENKKKLREDAVQKFATWMYDAGIHFNAVKYDSLQPCIDAIGTFGVGMKPEVRVKYLKKELTNTNLCLKSHEEDHAKYGCTIMADGWTDKKSRSLINFLVNGPKGTVFVESVEASSYSHTADKMYELLKLFVNRIGEKNVVQIVTDNASCNVKADRLLENNFRHLYWTPCAAHCIDLMLEEIFKIPRLKSLHERALMVNGYIYNRPQLLSMMREFTGQRDMIRTAKTCFAIAFLTLKRFQVHQANLRKMFTSKKWATSRYSKEVARKRVAEVMMMPYFWKCAVFALKVGGPLVKVLRLVDGEKRSPMGYIYEAMDRAKEAIAASFNMNEEKYRGVFEIIDRRWNVQLHHPLHAAGYFLNPEFFYTNPDIENDAEVLEGLYKCIARLVRGEDLQDKITNQLEKYKNAEGLFGLPMAIRQRASKSSGNNI, from the exons ATGTCACAATCAAACCCAACACTTCCATCGAATCGAAAGGATATTGCTTGGAATTATGCAACTCTTCCGGATCCTAAAAATCCAAATAATgtgtgttgttgtttttgtggtaaAGTAACAAATGGTGGAATTTATCGGCATAAATTACATTTAGTTGGGGGCAATAGAAATGTGAAAGAGTGTTCGAAATGTCCGGAGCATGTTAAGGAAGAAATCAAAGAGTTCATTAAAAAAAAGAGCAATTTGAAGAATCAAATGAATGATATTCCTCATTTAGATGACATTGTTGATTtggaagatgatgaagatgaagacGATCTTCAAACTAAACGGAAAGGTAAACGACCAATATCCGGTTCAAGTGGGCTTGGGCCTACGGTGCAAGGTAAAAAGAGTAAACAAGCAGGGCCTATTGATCTTTATTTTGCGAAAGATGTAGAAGAAATTGTCAGACAAAGGCGTGCGAAAAATAAAGGCCAATATGatgagaataaaaaaaaattaagagaaGATGCGGTTCAGAAATTTGCTACGTGGATGTATGATGCTGGAATTCATTTTAATGCTGTTAAATATGATTCTCTGCAGCCTTGTATTGATGCTATTGGGACTTTTGGAGTGGGAATGAAACCTGAAGTAAGAGTTAAGTATTTGAAGAAGGAGTTGACAAATACGAACTTGTGTCTCAAATCCCATGAAGAAGATCATGCTAAGTATGGGTGTACAATCATGGCAGATGGGTGGACGGATAAAAAGAGCAGAAGTCTGATAAATTTTTTGGTTAATGGTCCTAAAGGAACCGTATTTGTTGAATCAGTGGAGGCTTCAAGTTATTCTCACACTGCTGACAAAATGTATGAGTTACTTAAGTTATTTGTGAATCGAATTGGTGAAAAGAATGTGGTACAGATTGTGACAGataatgcaagctgcaatgtcAAAGCag ATCGTCTTTTGGAAAACAATTTTCGACACTTGTATTGGACTCCATGTGCAGCACATTGCATAGATTTGATGCTTGaggaaatattcaaaattcctCGTCTCAAAAGTTTGCATGAAAGGGCATTGATGGTGAATGGTTATATTTACAATAGACCACAGTTATTGAGCATGATGAGGGAGTTTACCGGACAGAGAGACATGATAAGAACTGCAAAGACCTGCTTTGCAATCGCTTTTTTGACTTTAAAGCGGTTTCAAGTACATCAAGCAAATCTGAGAAAGATGTTTACATCTAAAAAGTGGGCAACAAGTCGATATTCTAAAGAGGTGGCTAGGAAACGTGTTGCAGAAGTGATGATGATGCCTTATTTTTGGAAATGTGCAGTTTTTGCATTGAAAGTTGGCGGTCCATTGGTGAAAGTATTGAGGCTGGTAGACGGTGAAAAAAGGTCCCCTATGGGTTACATCTATGAGGCAATGGACAGAGCCAAAGAAGCTATCGCTGCGTCATTTAATATGAACGAAGAGAAATATCGTGGtgtttttgaaatcattgacaGAAGATGGAACGTTCAACTCCATCATCCTTTGCATGCCGCTGGATATTTCTTGAATCCCGAGTTTTTTTACACAAATCCTGACATAGAAAATGATGCAGAAGTGTTGGAGGGTTTGTACAAATGCATAGCTAGATTGGTGAGAGGTGAAGATTTGCAAGATAAGATCACAAATCAATTGGAGAAATACAAAAATGCAGAAGGACTTTTTGGTTTACCCATGGCTATCAGACAAAGAGCTTCAAAATCATCAGGTAATAATATTTAG
- the LOC140878691 gene encoding uncharacterized protein yields MKILYLTCSYSGCKRNWSVFEHIHSKKRNRLSQQRLNDLVYIKYNRALRRRYVMRDMIDPISLSEIDDSNEWLLGKLDDGDSANEDNDFVFEDDDLRWSDVAQAAGVGESAYGFRSRNASRSKGASSSSISAKRKQSLARTRLVEEEELNIDHETEEEEDTDGYKSSDGAEDVDLENEDDDSYDI; encoded by the exons ATGAAGATTTTGTATCTTACATGCTCTTATTCAGGCTGCAAACGTAATTGGAGTGTATTTGAACAT ATACATTCGAAAAAAAGAAATAGATTGTCTCAGCAACGATTGAATGATTTGGTATATATCAAATATAACAGAGCATTGAGGCGGAGATATGTCATGCGAGATATGATTGATCCTATTTCTTTGTCAGAAATAGATGATAGTAATGAATGGTTATTGGGAAAGTTGGATGATGGTGATAGTGCCAATGAGGATAATGATTTTGTCTTTGAAGATGATGATTTGCGTTGGAGTGATGTAGCACAAGCGGCTGgtgttggtgaaagtgcatatGGCTTTCGATCTAGAAATGCATCTAGATCAAAAGGAGCATCATCATCATCCATTTCAGCAAAAAGAAAGCAATCTTTAGCTCGAACTAGACTTGTTGAGGAAGAAGAGCTGAACATTGATCATGaaactgaagaagaagaagataccGATGGATACAAATCAAGCGATGGGGCTGAGGACGTAGATTTGGAGAATGAAGATGATGACTCTTATGATATTTGA